Proteins encoded in a region of the Balaenoptera ricei isolate mBalRic1 chromosome 19, mBalRic1.hap2, whole genome shotgun sequence genome:
- the LOC132353867 gene encoding LOW QUALITY PROTEIN: large ribosomal subunit protein eL36-like (The sequence of the model RefSeq protein was modified relative to this genomic sequence to represent the inferred CDS: substituted 2 bases at 2 genomic stop codons): MSLCYPMAMGLNKGHKVTKNMRKLRHSHCHGCLTKHTKSLRDMIXEVXGFASYKQSIWDMLKFSKDTQALKFIKKRKRVGTHIHAKRQEDLSDVLAAKRKAAVRH; the protein is encoded by the exons ATGTCTCTGTGCTACCCCATGGCCATGGGCCTCAACAAGGGCCACAAAGTGACCAAGAACATGCGCAAGCTGAGGCACAGCCACTGCCACGGATGCCTCACGAAGCACACCAAGTCCCTAAGGGACATGATCTGAGAAGTATGAGGCTTTGCCTCATACAAGCAGAGCATTTGGGACATGCTCAAGTTCTCCAAGGACACACAGGCCCTAAAGTTCATCAAGAAAaga aaaagagtggggACACACATCCACGCCAAGAGGCAAGAGGACCTGAGTGATGTCCTGGCTGCCAAGAGGAAAGCAGCTGTCAGGCActga